CGAAGGAGCTGGGTTTACACCTACGGATATTTTTAAATATCATACATTTGACGGTAACCTCTGCCACGTGGATAAGGAGAGGTATAACGGTAGAGGCATATTTATAGCGGATAATATGGTCGATGCACTTTATTACAACGAAAAAGGCAACCGAGCCAGCATAGTAAAGCTTATAAAGCCTGAAGCATGAACTATTACCACCAACAAACCAATTAATATATTTTGCACACAAATGTTGTTCGGATCCCTCCTCATCTTTAGTCAGAAGATGCGCAAGAGTGGCAGTAAATAAAAATGCCAGCGATGCAATAATACTGCCCTGAGCGTAAGTATACGCACGATTGTATCTAAAGATCATATGCTTATTGTCAATGAAGATAACAGTAAGTTCATGTTTACTGAAAAAAAGGTTGACGGCAATCGTGTAACATTAGATCAAAACGTAAGCTTCCCCTTGATGATGACAGTTCTAAGCTAGAGAAGTCTGACTAAGGTGATAATATCTCGCAAACCATGTTTAATAGAGCATCCCTGCAAACAGGCTTATGAATAATCGAATATCCCACGCATTTTTCAGCTTCTTCTCTGTATGCTGTAACAATGAGAACCGGAATCTCTGAATATTCTTTACTCATCCGGTCAACCACAGCAAATCCGTCAACAACAGGCATTGCAAGATCCGTCACAACAAGATCAGGTTTGAAATCTTTGATCATATCAAGCCCCTCCCCGCCGTCTTTCGCTGTACGCACTTCGGAATAGTATTTTTGCAGAAGCAACCTGAGAATGCCCCTCGCTATCTCGTCATCTTCCACAATCAATATTTTTTTGTTAATCATATATACCACACAACATTTCTTTATAAATTAATCATATCATAACCGATCGATTATGCACCCTTATCTGACAAATACAAATTTTGCTCTGCTGTTGCCACAAGGCACTTGTATACTATGTATTAACCATATCAACTATCACAAGGCTTGAGTTTAGATATTTCCATAAGAGAATTTAACTTTACATACATAGCGGCAGGCATATTCATTCGCATAAACTATTGTAAATTTAAACTTATATGATTCCAGACAGGACAGGACGTATATTTTAGTATTATTCAAAACCATTTTAATTGGTAATCTCTTTTTTAACTGGTATAATATCTCATTACTCTGGGTGAGACATGTTTATTTTGAGTTTAATTAAAAATTCCAGATACTTTTATACTGCAATAGCCTGCATGTTTGCTCTTTTCGTGCTTCTTATACTTGTCACAGGCAGACAGTTTTACGAAAACGAGAAAAACAAACTTTACACAAGCAAAATCAACGAGCTGGTCATCAACTGCAGCAACTTTGAAAACAGGCTGAACGATGTTGAAATTGCAATACGCAGAATAATCAACTTAATGAAACAGCAGGAACTGCTCGAAAGCCCCGACCCGACAAGCATTAAATCATTTATCAGTGATTTTCTGTTTGATCACTACTACCTCAGCGTCATAATAACGTCACCGGCAACACCACTGCTAAAAATAGACTCTGCGGCATACCCTGCTGCATATATTAACTTTTTCAATATGGAAAGCAGCGAAATTCTGAAAATACTTGAAAAGGATAACTATAATATAAACGAGATAACCATAAACAAAGATCTGGATATTGTTTATATGGCAAAAAATCTAACAAATGCCTTTGGTGACGCATCCCGGCAGGCAATTTTCTTTTTCAGTCCGGAACTGCTTTTACAATATCTGCCGGTTAATTATGCTTTATTATTGAAAGGGGAGGGAGTCCAGTGGATTCCGGACAACGGAAGTTTTCCTTTGGATTTTATTCTGCCTGAGGATATCGGTATAAATTCTGATATCCAGATAAGCGATACCAAAACACTCTTTTTCATGCCCATTTCTAACAACAATAACAACTATCTGCTTGCCGCTGCTGTCGACATATCAGACCTCAAGAAAACCCTATGGGGGAGCACTCTGGCAACCGCTGCCGCGTTTACGTTATTCTTTGTCCTCCTGTTCATTATGATCTATTTCAGAAACAGTCAGGTAGCCCACCTTATCAACACACAGAGGGCAACAGTTGTCTGCCTTGCGAATCTGGCAGAATTCAAAGATAATGAAACTGCCGACCATCTGGAACGAACAAGGCACTATGGGACACTGCTGTCCAACTATCTTCGTAAAATCCCGAAATTCAGAAAAACAATCAACAAAGACTATCTGGATAATATAGGATTTGCATCGGTTCTCCACGACATAGGGAAAGTCGGCGTACCGGACAATATCCTTAAGAAGCCTGACAAGCTCGACGAAGAAGAATTCGAAGTTATAAAGCAACACCCGCAATTTGCAAAAAACATACTTAAGGGACTTGTGGAAAAACATAAAATTAACGATTTATTCTTTCATCTTGCATTCAACATCGCTGCTTATCATCATGAAAAATGGGACGGATCCGGATATCCTGACGGACTAAAAGGAAATCAGATCCCTCTCGAAGCAAGAATTTTCAGCATCTGTGATGTTTATGATGCGCTCAGGTCGGAACGGGTATACAAAAAACCTTTCCCGCATGATATATCTATGGAGATTATTAACGAAGGCAGAGGGACGCATTTTGACCCAGAAATAGTTGATACCTTCAACGAATGCGCAGACCAGTTCAGACAGATTCATAACACCTATGACATGTTTTATACCCAGATATCATACGCAACATTCGGCAACAACAAAAGAGAGTTGAGAGTTGAGTGGACTCCTGCCCTTTCAGTCGGGATAGAAGAGATAGACTCACAACATAAGATACTGCTCAGTAAGATTAATATGCTTATTAAAGCTATACTGGAAGGCAAGGGTGATGAAAACATACTCAACCTTCTGCGCTTTCTAGAGAGCTACTCAGAGGAGCACTTTCAAACGGAAGAACGGATCATGCGGCAGATAGGTTTTGAATTTGCCGAACAGCACACTGCTGCACATGACATATTCCGACAAAATCTCAGACGAATCCTTAAGCTCGTCAACAAGTCAGGAATAAGCCAGGACATATTCGCTGATATAGAGAAAAACCTTATCTCATGGCTGCTGGAACACATCGTAAAAATGGACACAAAAATATCCGGAAAATAAGACTCCAGTGTAAATATGCTATTTAAGGCTCCACTTAGGTTTTCTTTTTTCCTGAAAGGCTTTTATACCTTCCTTTGCATCGTGGCTGGAGCACAAAGAGGCAAACATTTCAGAGCCGTAATCCACTCCGGCACTATAGCTCACATCATATGCCGCGCTGAGCCCCCGCTTACCTGCCGCCACCGCCAGTGGACTCTTTGAAGCAAGTTTCTTTGCAATCTCATCTGTCCTCATTTCAAGCTCGTCATCCGGCACAACCCAGTTCACAAGCCCCAGCTCCAGAGCTTCCTGAGCTGTGACCATCTCACCCAGCAAAACCATCTCCATCGCCTTCTTTCTCCCCACATTCGCAATCAGCGGCACTCCGGGCCCCGTGCATATCAACCCTACATTTACAGCAGTAGTACCAAACCTGGCACTTTCAGCGGCAACAGTCAGATCAGCGGCAAAGCTGAGCCCTGCGCCATTTGCAAGGCAATACCCCTGAACAGAGGATATTACCGGCTTCTTCATTTTTGCAATAGTATGATTGTGTTTGTCCATAAGAGCGATAAACTCACGGTAATCGTTTGGGCTTTTTTCATCAAATTCCCCCAGATCGATACCTGTGGAAAAATTTTTCCCCTCAGCATTAATAACAACAACCCTGACACTGCTGTCAGCATCAAACGCAATCAGCGCACTATTGAGCAGTTCCGCATATTCAGATGTAAAAGTATTATATACTTCAGGTCTGTTCAGAGTGATGTAACCTGTAAATTCTCTTTTTGATTTGCGTATTACTTTTTCAGACATGCCGACCTCACAATATAACAACATTATAAATATGATCATACCTGAGAAATACTATTTACGCCACACAAACAAACAGCTACTATTTAATAACAAAAACTATACAGATAATAATAACTTCGATATATTATTTTCGACACACAGATAATGACAACAAAAAGAAGACTCCGAGAGTAAAAATAAAACCGCATACAGCTATGATAATATATAATCTGCTGTTGTCTCTTCTTTCATCAGCAGACAAAGTCTGAACCACATCAAATATCCCCTTATAACTTACAGGTGTTGTCCACTTGGCACTTTCCCCAGACATATAACCACTCTTATCGGTAAGAAGTGCAACAGCGACCTCTGCGGCTTTCACGTCATCAACATTTCTGGTGACGGCAAGCGACCATTCAGGAACGAGTATTGTCGAATGTATCAGCGGAAAGCCATCATCTCTGACATTCAGCACTTTGATGTCCTGCCAATCAAAAACACCTTTCGAAACAAGCTCTTCAAGCACCCCTGTCCGCACAACCCCTACATCAGCAACACCACTCAGAACATATTTAATTGTAATAATCTGCGACCCGCTGAACACAACACTGTAATCCTTGAACGGATCAAGACCAACTCTGACCAGCTCCCTCACTCCCAAAAGATAACCACCAAAACCTTTAGAGTTTATCCCTGCAAGTGTCTTACTCTGAACGTCAACCAGTTCATTAATCTCATTATTATCTGCACGAACAAATATAACAGAAGAAAACGCATTCAGATAATACCCGTCTTGTTTATTAAGAAGAGTGAGTAGACGTCTTATGCCATACAACTTCTCCAGCTCCAGATACTCAGCAGGCTGTGTCAGAACAAAATCAAGCTCACCGTTCTTAACCAGTAAATGCATCTCTTTGAACCCCTTCACAGGCACAAGCTCGAAATGCCCTAATTGCAAATAATTCAGCTTATCAATTGTCCCTTTCCACATAGACTCTGAAGCCTCTTTCCCTGAAAAAGCACGAACCCCGAGCCTGTAAACCCTTTCCCCATATGCATCAACAGCAAACATAATCAGAAATACAATAACAGTTACATACCTGAAAGTTCTCATGATCTGCTTCCTTTGAACTCTTTCGGTATAAGCACTTCAAAAGCTGCTCCGCCTTCATGATTAAAAGCACTGATTTCACCACCAAGATTGTCCTTTATGACGATCTTAGTCATATAAAGACCTATGCCTGTACCTTTTCCCTCTGTTTTCGTTGTGAAATAAGGGTTAAAAATATCTGTTAAAATTTCTTCAGGAATACCTGTTCCATTATCACGGACAAGAATACGTATATTACTGTCGCAGCAATCCAGCTCCACCTCAATAAGCCCTTGGACATTGCCTGACTTATTCATCTTTTCCTCTATAGCATCTCTTGCATTCTGAATCAGGTTAAGTATTGCCTGCTTCAGCTCACCCGGGATACCTTTTACAATATTTTCGCTCATTTCACAGTCAGGCTCCGGAGTGGAGTCGCAGCATTCATAAGATTTATGATTACAGTTACATTTGAATATAATAACGATGCCATTGTTTTTCATCTGTGGACGAATCATTGATATTACTTCACAAACAGCCCCCACAGCATCATATTCTACAATATCTTTTGATGAACTGAAGAACTTACGAAAATCGTCAATTGTCTTTGACATGTGCATAATAAGCTGTAGAGCCATCCCTTTATTTTCGTCTATATCCTTTTGAAGCATTCTCCCTTCGGACGCTTCTTCGCAAATATTCTGTACAACAAGGGACAGGCCATTCAAAGGCTGTCTCCACTGATGTGCTATTGCATTGATCATCTGCCCCATATCCGCAAATTTCTTCTGCTCGAGCATAATCTGCTCATTCTTTATCCTTTTTGCTGTTTCCGCCTCAACTTTATCCGCAAGCTGCCTGTTAATTTCATCGAGTTGCTTTTCCCTCTGTCTGATAGCACAAACCATTGACGAAAAAGACATTTCAAGGTCATGATATTCATCAAAGCTACTTTCCGCATATTCACATTCGTCATATCTTCCCTGCTTAACTTTATTCGATATATCAAGCAGTCTCTCAATGGGACGTACAATGGCATGCCTCATGAAAAACCACCAGAAAGGTATAAGCAAAAGTATCATCAGTAAAAAAACAGAGACGAAAAGGACTGACATATTAGCCAACGACAGCGGATACATGTAGCCAGGCAGGAGAAGGTGGAAATACACCGATCTGCTCTGCCCAAGAATCCACCTCTGAACAAGCTGGGCAGAACCATCATCAAAAACTATGTGCTCCTTTGAAACATCAGTAAAAGGGAAAAGCACAGGGGTGACTTTCTTTATACCCCACACATTTCTGATAACACTATCAGCATCCGCATCCTCTATATACATATACTCAAGCTCAACTCCGTTCAGTTTTTTTATCTCATCACTGAAGCTGCCGTCTATTTTTTTGCAAGTACGGAGATACCCGACCAGCTTCTGACTATCAGCCTGCCTGTGATAGACTGCAAACTGTAAAACAATCCTCAGTTCACCTTCATCATTGACATCAAAATAGAAAAGATCATCACCGGCAGCACTGTCCAGCTTTGCAGCAACAGCACCTCTTGGTGAAGATACTGCGGACAATCCTTCATACTGTTTATTGAAAACGGCGATGTTCTCCCCGTTGCTGTCATATATGGCAGCACTGTCCAGAAAACTATCCTTTAACCGCATCTGCAAAAGACCTGACAGCTCTTTATTGTCATTCTCAATGCTGATCCGCTTATCGTAAGTCTGATCGTAATTCTGTATAGAGTACATAACCGAGGAGATCTCCTCAGCCGATAATATCTTCTTTGAAGCTTCGATTGCAGAAAACTGATAATCAGCAAGAAGCTGGCTCATATCCGAAAGACAATTTCTAAGCCGGTAGCTGAACCTGTTGAATCTTGACATATCCTCATTAACTATAATGATAATACTGGTGGCAAATGTCGCCAGCAGTATAGTCACTGCAACAAGCAAAACCAGTCTTGCCCTCAATCGCAATTTCATTCAACACCCTTAAAAGACCAGACAAGCAACGACTCTATCAGAAGAAAAAGTTTGTAAAGAATAGGTTATAATTATCTATAACATCCAAAGATCTCTCATAACTTCTTCAAAAAAATGCAGAATTACTTGCCACCTATACAATACAACTATAACATGCAAACGGGCAGATTTCACAATTTGCAGATATATTATTTATGAAAATTTGAACATAAATTTCAAATATCATAACCTATCGTGCCACAACAACATTCCTTGACTTGTTCTTTGCTGCATAGAGTGCATCATCTGCTCTTTTGATAAAGTGTTCTTTCTGTTCGCCGTTGACGTACTGCGCAACACCAAAGCTCGCCGTCACAGTTCTCCCCACAGGGAAATCATAGCTTTCTATCTTTGTGCGGAGCTTTTCTGCGATTGTAGCAGCGTCCTCAAGGGGGGTATTAGTAAATATTATCAAAAATTCTTCACCACCCCATCTGGCAACAGTATCACTTGATCTGGTATTGTCATTAAGAAGCTCTGCGATTATCTTTAAAACTTCATCTCCGGTCTGATGTCCGAAGTTATCATTAACGTCTTTAAAATGGTCTATATCTGAGATAAGCACGGAAAAATCTTTCCCATACCTGCCAGCCTGCTCTATTTCGTAATCAAGTATTTCGTCAACTTTTATTCTGTTATAAAGCTTAGTAAGAGGGTCAGTAATTGACATAAGCAGAAGTCTTTCAGCTTCTTTCTCTTTCTCAAGCTTCTCAACTTCCGCATGAATCAGATCCCTTGTCCTCTGCTCCAGTTCATTTGTCATTTCATCGAAGTTTATATTAAGCTGCTGAAGCTCCTCTATCTGAGAATCTTCGTAATCAAAAGCCATAAACTCGGAGCCTATATATTTCGTATTTTCTGACAGACTTACAATAGGCGCACTTATCATATTCGCTAGTTTTTCTGAACGTTTCCTGAAATAGATATAAAACATGAGGCTCATAATGAAGATTGCCACTACTACTATTTTACCAAGCGTATATGAGAAATATTTCAGCTTCTCAATGGGTTTTACAAGTTTTCCCATATCTGTAACAACAAACAGATGCCACCCTGTTGAGCTGATAAGTTTGTGCGTAATAAAATAATCATGTCCTTTAATAGTCACTGAGCAGCCCTGGCATTTTTCAGCAAATACAGAGCCGAGTTTATCTTTTATCTCAGCGTCAGGGTGTTTTAAAATATTGAATTCATCAGGCTTATAAACAGTGGTGCTTATAGCTTCGTCATAAAAATGATCTTTCAGTTCTTTCAAACCAAGCAATTCCTCAATCTCATCCCCCATAGCGAGGATAACGCCATTGCTGTCCACGATGAATGCCTTTGATTCATTGGGAACCTGCATGTTTAATGCGCTGTCAACCATCTTCCCTACTGTTATATCAATACCTGCAACACCTTCCAGAAAATCATCTCTATAAATAGGAACAATGCATGACATTATCCACCCTAACCCTGCAGGGTCAAGATAAACACTTGTCCAGACAGGATCTCTCTCCGGATTATGTTTCGCATCTGCAAGATAGTAAAAGTTATAGTCCTGCATATGGATGGTCGAACCAAACCTTTCGGCAACATTATCGATGAATGGATACAACCTGTTCATATTGTCATATGTATTCAGGTATACCTGCGAGATAAGACTATTCTGCTCCACCATACTTTTAAGGCTGGTATCAAGATGCTCTGTCATATAAGCCTTTCGAAGCTCTTCGGCTCCAATGATTGTATCAGACGAATAATAGAGTGAGCTACCTCCGTTATTCTCCAGTTTATAGAATGCTCCATTTGCATGATAGCCGAAGAGGTTACTGCTCTCGTTATAAAGTTCGTAAGCATCCATATTTCTGAAAAACTGCTGCTGTTCGTTCTGGAGCATAACAGCGTAAGAGGTTATCTCGCCCAAAGCTTCATCAATAAGCATGACCTCCCTTGCAACCACCATGTCGATAGTCTCTTTAGATTTGTCAAGATAGGCACTCGTGACACGCTCCGTCACATATGAGTTAATAAAAAAGTACAACACAATAAGAACAACTTCTATGAAAAGAATAGGCAGCAGAGATGCCGTCATAAAATTTTTATAGATCAGAGACCTTATATTAGTATTTATATTTTCCATAATAATCCATCACGCATATTCTTGTGTTTATCTAATTATACTCACGTAACAAATTAAATGCAAAAATCATTTATATTACTTGATATTATATTACCGACCAATTACAAAAAAAGGCGGAGCCTGAGCCCCGCCATAGTGTGTAACATATAAGATTTATCAGGTCTGCTGAAAAATCACAGACCTTTTGAAATTACAATATTCATACCGCTGATAAAATCCTCTATTTTATCCTGAAGCATAGCTATATCCGCTTCAACATCTTTTCCTTTGTCCAGTTTTTCTTTTATGGCAAGGGCATACTCATGCACCTTCTTGTGCAGTCCGTCCAGCGCTATAAAGTCGCTGTCATGACCGAAAAGCTTCTCCCCTTCATCCCTGTAATATCTGGTAAAAGGGCATTCCTCGTAGCTCACAATATTTATCGGTTCATGGTATATCATTCCATGGAAGATAGTCTTCATCATGAGCACATGTGTCACTTTTGCGTGGATCATAGGCAGTATTTCCGATTCAAGGGTAAACTTCTTCAGCTCCTGTTCTGTTTCATCCAGAAGCCCTACAACAGACTCAACGCCTGTTATCATATTATTTATACCCCCGGAGTTCTGATCGCTCATACGGGCAACTTCCTCGATATTTGATGCAATCTCTGTCATAGCCGCTGACTGCTGCTGCACAGACGACGAGATATGTACCATAATACCGCTCAGATCATCCACAGCAGCCTGTATAGTTTCGAATTTACCGTTAGCAAGGCTCACCTTATCCATCTGATCATTAACTTTCAAAAGAGCATCTTCGGCTCTGCCTACTGCTTCCTGCACTTTTTCCTGCATGCTGCTCACAACATCAGAAATATCACTGGCAGACTTGTTAGTTTTCTCTGCAAGCTTTCGGACTTCATCAGCCACAACAGAAAATCCTTTCCCTGCGTCACCGGCTCTGGCTGCCTCAATTGCAGCGTTAAGAGCAAGCAGATTTGTCTGCTCTGTAATGTCGGTAATAACCATTACGATCTCACCAACTTCATGAGAAGATGCCAGCAGGTCAGACATGCCGGATGCCAGCTCGTTAACTATTCCGCTCACCTCATTTGATATCTCGGTTGTCTCTTTCATAACAAGTACACCCTCTTTTGAAAGGCTGAGAGTTTCGTCTGTTTTCACGGAAGAATTACTTATATTTTCAGCAGAATCTTTTACGGTAACACTTATCTCTTCACTTGCAGCCGCAACTTCCCCTGCAAGCCTCAATGTTTCATCATTCATTGTTTTTAAACGCATAGACGAAAGAGAAAGCGGGAGCACCTGCTCCATGATATTAGATATACTGCGGAAGGTTGCCGTTATATCCTTGCTGATAATCTGCATGAATCTATTATAACGGTCTGAAATTTCACCAAGCTCATCACTTGTGTTAATATGCGAATGAAGGCTGAGATCAAGATTTTCTGATGCCTGAACAATGGTATTCTGCAACATTCCGACCTTCTTAATAATAAGCCTGCTGACAAGAAAATATATCATCACTATCAATAAAATACCGCTAAAAAGCACAAAAATATCAGAAATAAGTGAAAGTTTTTTGACTGAAAGCACAGTCTCTCTGCTGAGCTTAACCACGTAAAAAGAATTTATTGAGCCTTCTTCCCATGAAGTATGGCATCTGACGCAATACCCGATTGTTTTCACAGGGAAATGATAGACCATTTCAGCCTTGTCAGTATAAGACTCCTCTGAATCAAGAAATTTGTCGGAATCAATAACCTGCCCCACCATCTCTTTCTGAGAAGAATAGGACACTGTTCCGTCCGGCTTGACCAGAGAAAACTCTTTTACATCTTTATACTTTCCTATCTCATCTATCAGATGTTGAAAGGTGTTCATATTGCCCTTTTTAAGAGCATCGAAAGTTGACATGTAAATAATATCTTTTAGATAATTCATATACCCTGTTATGGATCTTTCTGTCATACGAAGCTTGATGTTATCAAAAATGATAACACCTAGGAGCGTAAATGAAATTATCAGAACTGTGGCGATAGCCATTTTTGTATTGAGCGAAAAGCGGTAGCTTGTTTTTTTATCCATTACTTCTCTCCTTTCGGAGCGGAAAGTTTTTTAAAGTCATTCCACGGAAGGTCTTCAATATGTTTTGCTTCAACATATATACTCAAGTTTCGCACCTTGATATAGTACGATAACTTATTGTTATAGCTAGGATAATAATAGAAAAAGTCTCCCATAAATGGTATATTGATTTTCTAACAAAAAATTGCCAAAGGAGACTTTTTCTATGCTTGAGAATAAATCATGGCAGTCTGAAATACAAGCGGCATTGTGGAAAGAATTTGAGATATTCCGAGTAATGAAGGCTTTGCAACTACGTACAATTGCCTATAGATGCGGTATTACAAAGAATCAAGGCGTTGAACCATTTTCTATTCTTGTGGCTTTAGTTTTTCTGACGTTTCTCGGTAAGAGCGTTCACCATTTTGTTTCCCACTGCCGAAACAGCTTATTCGATTTAGGCGGTAAAGATGTTTTTTATCGTTTAAGCACACGTACAAGTATCAATTGGCGGCGTTTTATGATGGATATATCACTTAAGGTGGTCAGGCATTTCAAGTCATTCAGTAGCTGGCAGCAGCGTGTTCTTGTCATTGACGACACAGTGATTCAGAAAGCCGGCAAGAAGATAGAAGAAGTTTCCTGGGTGTTTGACCATAGCAAGGGCAAGAGCGTGAAGGGATTCAGTGCAGTGGTTCTTGGCTGGAGTGATCGTTCTTCTTTTATTCCTGTAGATTTTGCCTTACAACGAAGCAGTCAGAAAGTATTCAAACAATCGACAACACCAGAGATGGATAAACGTGCTCTGGCATGGCATCGTCGCCAAGAAGCTGTTAAAGATAAGCCGACACTTGTAAAGGAAATGCTTAAACGGGCTAAACAGAAAGGGCTGGATGCAGGAGCAGTTTTATTTGACAGCTGGTACTGTATGCCGAAGCTGGTTTCATCAATCTTTCATGAGATCGGTTATGATGTTATTGCTATGCTTAAAACCACACCAACGTTGACTGTGGCGGTAAATGGTAAGATATTTTCGACAAAGAGACTCTGGGAATGCGTGGTCCCCAGCCTGCGCAAAGAGACACTGACAATAAGCAATGAGCTGGTGTCTGTGTCATGTGTAAACGCTTTATTTGGTGGTACTTCAGTTAAGCTTGTCTTTTGTAAACCACTGAGAAAAAGCAAGTCAAAGAAGCCTATCATTCTGCTTTCTACTGATATAACTCTGACTTCAGCACAAATTATTGAGACCTATGGGAAGAGATGGGCGGTGGAAGTGTTGTTTAAAGACGCCAAGAGCAAGCTTTTCTTTGGGAAAAATCAATCCAGATCATTTGAGGC
This window of the Denitrovibrio acetiphilus DSM 12809 genome carries:
- a CDS encoding methyl-accepting chemotaxis protein, which codes for MDKKTSYRFSLNTKMAIATVLIISFTLLGVIIFDNIKLRMTERSITGYMNYLKDIIYMSTFDALKKGNMNTFQHLIDEIGKYKDVKEFSLVKPDGTVSYSSQKEMVGQVIDSDKFLDSEESYTDKAEMVYHFPVKTIGYCVRCHTSWEEGSINSFYVVKLSRETVLSVKKLSLISDIFVLFSGILLIVMIYFLVSRLIIKKVGMLQNTIVQASENLDLSLHSHINTSDELGEISDRYNRFMQIISKDITATFRSISNIMEQVLPLSLSSMRLKTMNDETLRLAGEVAAASEEISVTVKDSAENISNSSVKTDETLSLSKEGVLVMKETTEISNEVSGIVNELASGMSDLLASSHEVGEIVMVITDITEQTNLLALNAAIEAARAGDAGKGFSVVADEVRKLAEKTNKSASDISDVVSSMQEKVQEAVGRAEDALLKVNDQMDKVSLANGKFETIQAAVDDLSGIMVHISSSVQQQSAAMTEIASNIEEVARMSDQNSGGINNMITGVESVVGLLDETEQELKKFTLESEILPMIHAKVTHVLMMKTIFHGMIYHEPINIVSYEECPFTRYYRDEGEKLFGHDSDFIALDGLHKKVHEYALAIKEKLDKGKDVEADIAMLQDKIEDFISGMNIVISKGL
- a CDS encoding IS4 family transposase, translated to MLENKSWQSEIQAALWKEFEIFRVMKALQLRTIAYRCGITKNQGVEPFSILVALVFLTFLGKSVHHFVSHCRNSLFDLGGKDVFYRLSTRTSINWRRFMMDISLKVVRHFKSFSSWQQRVLVIDDTVIQKAGKKIEEVSWVFDHSKGKSVKGFSAVVLGWSDRSSFIPVDFALQRSSQKVFKQSTTPEMDKRALAWHRRQEAVKDKPTLVKEMLKRAKQKGLDAGAVLFDSWYCMPKLVSSIFHEIGYDVIAMLKTTPTLTVAVNGKIFSTKRLWECVVPSLRKETLTISNELVSVSCVNALFGGTSVKLVFCKPLRKSKSKKPIILLSTDITLTSAQIIETYGKRWAVEVLFKDAKSKLFFGKNQSRSFEATICFLTLSLVRFIILSYMERINGDFRHKGSLYEELRYEVEELNILAFMDKFLKRLLSIIDGVKETFALFTDKLNDIQGVIRISIENLLFQRCET